The DNA sequence CTCCTTATGGCTCATGTCCTCAGATTGTAATGGATCCTCCAGTTTAACACATGCAACTCACTACTGCTGACAGTATATGCATTTCAATCGACCTGGTTACTCGAAATAGGCCTCCATGTTGTCATCAGCTTATAAAGTAGAAGACAAACATCCTCTTATCCATCCTCctatccaaccatccatccatccgtcgcTTTGTATCCATAGCTCCTCAGGTTCAGTGAAAACATGCTGTTTATGATGGTCATCTGAAAATATACAACCTGACTGCTTGGATAGGGAAACAGTTAAGATAATGACGACTCTACAGCCATCGAGCCCTCAGAGCTGAAGATTACAATGTCACCATTCATAACAGGccaatgttaaaataaaataaccacaaaacaaaaagcttgagtttttcttctttttttttttaatctcacaaAAATGAATGCTTCTGTTTctggaaagagagacagagtaaTCTAGAAACATTGAATGCACAGTTCTCACTTTACAGATGTTTTCAGAACATTTCATGGTTCATTTTAGGCACTTGGAATCATAACAGCATTCCCTTTCTGAACAACAAATACATCTTTGGTCCGgtgtgtaatttaaaaaaataaagccagaGTACAAAAATAACCCCAGCTTCAATGTTTGTTTCCTCAAAAGTGTATTTCTGGCATATATAAAGCTTcatgaagacttttttttcatacttAAATAAGATATCGCTACATCTCAGAAATGACCAGCAATCTTACAGATGTtacagagaaaagaaatgagaaaaattCTGTGTTGGCTCAATCAGATGTACAGCAGTACAGGATTGTTTTCGTCAAGTCACATTTGGCAAACATGGGTTtctgtttttatgcattttcaGTCCACCTTCTTTTTAAAGATACAGAGTAATGGAGACGCATTCACCTCTGCCCTTTACACAGCCATTTCAGCTACAGGGCAGCCAAGTCTGATATGTATTACTGCACAGTGAGACCTGTGGTGGCTGCACATGTGCAATGTAGTAATTACTGAAGTTAATGTCTTGTATGTACGGAGCTGGCTGGTAGTAACACGTGACATTAGTCACAGTGGGGATGGCATTCTGCTCAGCCAGCACCCTCAGTGCCAGCATGGAGATAAGGCTGAGCGTCTGGCGTCGCTCGTGGCCCATCAGACACACGGTGCTCTCGTTCACCACTTCGTGCAAAGTCATCAGGCACTCGTACCGTTTGTGCTCCATTCCAGCAAAGTGGTTTTGCAAGTAGGCCTCTAGCTTTCTCTGCTGTTCACCAATGTCGGGGAAGTCAATGAAGAAGCGTGAGCACATGTAGCGCTGCATCTGCTTCATGTCCGCCTCTGAAGAGGGCTGAAATCCTCgcaccagcaggtggcagtacTTCAATAACCCACCACCTCTGATTTCTTCAGGGCTTCGTGTAGCTATGGTCCTCTGACACAGGTGGTCCATGGCCTCCTTGAAGTCCCCATAAACACTTTCACCGATCACGGTGGGgtgaaagctctcagacatggGCGTCTCTGAGCAACGGTCAAAAAAGAGCAGAGAGTCGAGGCAAATCTGGAAGGAGTCCACACTAAATTCAAACTGCCGCCGTAGGGAGTCCACAAATTTTAGCTCCACATTCTTGCCCGTGTTGTTGGACAGTGAGATGAGGCTCCAACGGTCCGagtcattacagactttcacCAGTTTCTGTACATAGGCCTCTTTGAGGGTCAGTGCTGTGATGCGCTCCTTGCAGACCCCAGCTGGCAAGAAGTCCAACAGGCAATCCAGCACGACGTCTTTCACCAGACGGAAAGCCTGGTCATCTTTCAGTGACACACCAAAGATAAGGTCGAGATCCTTGTAGCCCAGTCCGGTGTCCTGGTGGAGCACATGGCTGGCAGCAGAGCCGTTAAGCCTCAcgtctttcacacacacacccctctcctCCAGCCTCGCCCGCACCACCTACACAGGGACGAGAGAAAGACACAGCATGTCAGTAATTCATATACATCAAATAAGACAATATAAGTGTAGCTGAAGAAAtgataaaagaaacacacactcctAAAAGTCTCTGGTTAGACTGTTGAAATATGACCAAACAACCTCCACATGGTCCTAGTGGAAATCAATAGATGTGAAGACGAAATCAATACTCCTGCTCACAAAAGTCCATTTCATCACCATCAGCTTCAGTCTGAATGAGACCTAAAGagcccaaacaaaaaacagcagagcTGCTGCTTCTCCAGATCCATCTCCCTCTGGGTCAGATTGTCTTATCTTATCACAGGAATAAGACTGTGAAGAACCAGGAgcgatgcagagagagagagcaccagTGTGTGACTGGTGTCCAAAAAGAAAACCTTGCCTTAGGCTACAACCTCACATCCTCAGGTCATTAAGGGTCAGCACCATTTCCCTACCTCTGTCCCAGTGACCTGTAAGATGTTTAAACGAAAGGCGTCTCGCCTCAGTGCTGCCACATTTGAAGAGGATGATCTACATCTGGCCAGAGCCGCCAACATCACTGCCAGCGAGCACAAAGAGAAAACACTTCTAAAtccataaataaaacatcaaagatAGATTCAGCTCACTTGTCTGAGGGGGAAATGACAATCCACTAGTGCCATAAAAAACGTATTGTTCTCAAAACATTTGGAAGTAATCAGAGTAGATCTGAGTGGTATAGTGCATCAACAGCTCTTTGCAGCTCTTTGCAGCTAGTTGTTTATAGCTGGTAAGCTATTTGAGAAGACATTTTAATTCACTGTATACACAGCAGGCGTACTTGGTGATAAAGCTGAC is a window from the Scomber japonicus isolate fScoJap1 chromosome 10, fScoJap1.pri, whole genome shotgun sequence genome containing:
- the tent5ba gene encoding terminal nucleotidyltransferase 5ba, giving the protein MTSTMSCGDALDRSRSFCVLSWDQVQRLDSILGEAVPIHGRGNFPTLSMRPRQIVQVVRARLEERGVCVKDVRLNGSAASHVLHQDTGLGYKDLDLIFGVSLKDDQAFRLVKDVVLDCLLDFLPAGVCKERITALTLKEAYVQKLVKVCNDSDRWSLISLSNNTGKNVELKFVDSLRRQFEFSVDSFQICLDSLLFFDRCSETPMSESFHPTVIGESVYGDFKEAMDHLCQRTIATRSPEEIRGGGLLKYCHLLVRGFQPSSEADMKQMQRYMCSRFFIDFPDIGEQQRKLEAYLQNHFAGMEHKRYECLMTLHEVVNESTVCLMGHERRQTLSLISMLALRVLAEQNAIPTVTNVTCYYQPAPYIQDINFSNYYIAHVQPPQVSLCSNTYQTWLPCS